One window from the genome of Salvia splendens isolate huo1 chromosome 9, SspV2, whole genome shotgun sequence encodes:
- the LOC121748320 gene encoding uncharacterized protein LOC121748320 isoform X4 codes for MHFLISWLKCKNMSGSGAPDASIIENLKKSLMEYGSELVKPYDCTEVLTERLDKLEHLLSGTPQNYKKLVETFLQPAKEALITRDLIGHSELDVRVSVASCISQIIRITAPDEPYGEGDMKEFFYIANRAFGMFPCMYGRAYSKAVSILHTMSFSESCLMMLDLELHDSILHMFHLFLGGIRTEHPYEVFINMEKIMTMVIHNNVDYDEFSLVLVKTLLNNLRKENQNVAPVSFKLAVNTLKNCSADLKAYLPEAVGSLDVPTEDYAEVVVSLFQEATQKQITDPDTVENVLCPGEAGLTAEVDLCNQIEGNETQNSKNDDNDNENQGMISHSLDDPDKLGKAMHMPQQKPEELPIGRKRIRRPSSLKKADEGYDPFWMLIDWRSMKSHGKINKNTNCPAKSKMSKNLSPKLAGKNISGSISPNPSKMKKETKRHERGSPNKTLEPTSEGVAVVLEDEDQTRDSIVKSRFEKGQGSLLKVSSVKKRRETILSEDLKEDIMPDGIQSRAEKEQGSLTKASPVKKSRRKAIISDDLKEDIISHSEKGKGSLMKVSPVKKSRRKSIISKNLKEDIMGHSEKGQGSLTNVSHVKKSRRKAIVPEDPKEDIAHSGGKQSHSEKGKGSLTKVSPVKKSRRKPHFSEDLKEDIVSLSEKGQESLKKVSPAKKRRRKTVVSVEPKEDIESSSEKGQSSLTKISRVKKNRRKSSFSEDLKEDIVILPSQCRPMSSQAKARSAEVCKENLKGSMPRPRKRAASGSVREEVVGCRIKVWWPLDQKFYKGKIMDFYDLTKTHKVTYDDGEIEILDLTSERWELLRDINLSADEEPKIGAESAEPRPSQAQ; via the exons ATGCATTTTCTCATCTCCTGGCTAAAATG CAAAAACATGAGTGGTTCTGGTGCCCCAGATGCATCAATTATTGAGAATTTGAAGAAATCCCTTATGGAGTATGGGAGTGAGCTTGTTAAACCCTATGATTGTACAGAAGTGCTTACTGAAAGACTTGAT AAATTGGAGCATCTTTTATCAGGTACACCTCAAAACTATAAGAAACTGGTGGAGACTTTTCTTCAACCGGCTAAAGAAGCTCTAATTACCAGAGACCTTATAGGACATTCTGAATTGGATGTAAGAGTTTCAGTGGCCTCTTGTATTAGTCAGATCATAAGAATAACAGCACCTGACGAACCTTATGGGGAAGGCGATATGAAG GAGTTTTTCTATATAGCTAACAGAGCTTTTGGGATGTTTCCCTGCATGTATGGGCGAGCATATTCAAAAGCCGTGTCCATCCTTCATACTATGTCATTTAGCGAGTCCTGCCTTATGATGCTGGACCTCGAGTTGCATGACTCCATTCTTCACATGTTTCACCTATTCCTAGGTGGAATTAG AACCGAACATCCTTATGAAGTCTTCATAAATATGGAGAAAATTATGACGATGGTCATTCATAACAACGTGGACTATGACGAGTTCTCATTGGTGCTTGTTAAGACCCTTCTTAATAATTTGAGGAAGGAGAATCAG AATGTTGCACCAGTTTCTTTCAAGCTGGCGGTGAACACATTGAAGAATTGCTCTGCTGACCTCAAAGCATATCTTCCAGAAGCAGTAGGGAGTTTGGATGTTCCAACTGAGGATTATGCTGAAGTAGTTGTATCACTTTTTCAGGAAGCAACCCAAAAGCAGATCACG GACCCAGATACGGTTGAAAATGTTTTGTGTCCAGGGGAAGCGGGATTAACAGCAGAAGTTGATTTATGTAATCAAATTGAGGGCAATGAAACTCAAAATTCCAAAAATGATGACAATGACAACGAAAATCAAGGGATGATATCTCATTCTCTTGATGATCCTGATAAATTAGGCAAAGCAATGCACATGCCACAACAGAAACCAGAAGAGTTGCCTATTGGGAGAAAGAGAATTCGTAGACCAAGTTCACTGAAAAAAGCAGATGAAGGATATGATCCTTTCTGGATGTTGATTGATTGGAGGTCAATGAAATCACatggtaaaataaataaaaacacaaactGTCCAGCAAAAAGCAAAATGTCAAAGAATTTGTCACCCAAGCTGGCAGGCAAAAATATCAGCGGGTCCATTTCTCCAAATCCTAGTAAAATGAAGAAAGAGACTAAAAGACATGAAAGAGGTTCACCGAATAAAACATTAGAGCCTACTAGTGAAGGAGTGGCTGTTGTGTTGGAGGATGAGGATCAGACTAGAGACAGCATTGTTAAG AGCCGCTTTGAAAAAGGGCAAGGGTCTTTGCTTAAGGTATCTTCTGTGAAGAAAAGGAGAGAGACTATTCTTTCTGAAGACCTAAAAGAAGACATCATG CCTGATGGAATACAGAGCCGCGCAGAGAAAGAGCAAGGGTCTTTGACAAAGGCATCTCCCGTgaagaaaagtaggagaaaggCTATTATTTCTGATGACCTAAAAGAAGATATCATT AGCCACTCTGAAAAAGGGAAAGGGTCTTTGATGAAGGTATCTCCTGTGAAGAAGAGTAGGAGAAAGTCTATTATTTCTAAAAACCTAAAAGAAGATATCATG GGCCACTCTGAAAAAGGGCAAGGGTCTTTGACGAATGTATCTCATGTgaagaaaagtaggagaaaggCTATTGTTCCTGAAGACCCAAAAGAAGATATTGCG CATTCTGGTGGAAAACAGAGCCACTCGGAAAAAGGGAAAGGGTCTTTGACAAAGGTATCTCCTGTgaagaaaagtaggagaaagcCTCATTTTTCTGAAGACCTAAAAGAAGATATCGTG AGCCTCTCTGAAAAAGGGCAAGAGTCTTTGAAGAAGGTATCTCCTGCGAAGAAACGCAGGAGAAAGACTGTTGTTTCTGTAGAGCCAAAAGAAGATATCGAG AGCAGTTCTGAAAAAGGGCAATCGTCTTTGACGAAGATATCTCGTGTGAAGAAAAATAGGAGAAAGTCTAGTTTCTCAGAAGATCTAAAAGAAGATATTGTG ATATTGCCTTCTCAATGTAGACCAATGTCTTCACAAGCTAAAGCCCGATCTGCTGAAGTGTGTAAAGAAAACCTAAAAGGAAGCATGCCACGTCCAAGGAAGAG AGCTGCAAGCGGGTCGGTTAGAGAAGAGGTGGTGGGATGCAGAATAAAAGTTTGGTGGCCTCTTGATCAGAA GTTTTACAAAGGCAAAATCATGGATTTTTATGACTTAACCAAAACCCACAAG GTCACTTATGATGATGGGGAAATTGAAATATTAGACCTAACAAGTGAACGCTGGGAGCTGCTACGAGATATCAATTTGTCTGCTGAT GAGGAGCCAAAGATTGGTGCAGAGTCTGCAGAACCTAGACCTTCTCAAGCGCAATAA
- the LOC121748320 gene encoding uncharacterized protein LOC121748320 isoform X3 — protein sequence MHFLISWLKCKNMSGSGAPDASIIENLKKSLMEYGSELVKPYDCTEVLTERLDKLEHLLSGTPQNYKKLVETFLQPAKEALITRDLIGHSELDVRVSVASCISQIIRITAPDEPYGEGDMKEFFYIANRAFGMFPCMYGRAYSKAVSILHTMSFSESCLMMLDLELHDSILHMFHLFLGGIRTEHPYEVFINMEKIMTMVIHNNVDYDEFSLVLVKTLLNNLRKENQNVAPVSFKLAVNTLKNCSADLKAYLPEAVGSLDVPTEDYAEVVVSLFQEATQKQITDPDTVENVLCPGEAGLTAEVDLCNQIEGNETQNSKNDDNDNENQGMISHSLDDPDKLGKAMHMPQQKPEELPIGRKRIRRPSSLKKADEGYDPFWMLIDWRSMKSHGKINKNTNCPAKSKMSKNLSPKLAGKNISGSISPNPSKMKKETKRHERGSPNKTLEPTSEGVAVVLEDEDQTRDSIVKSRFEKGQGSLLKVSSVKKRRETILSEDLKEDIMPDGIQSRAEKEQGSLTKASPVKKSRRKAIISDDLKEDIISHSEKGKGSLMKVSPVKKSRRKSIISKNLKEDIMGHSEKGQGSLTNVSHVKKSRRKAIVPEDPKEDIASHSEKGKGSLTKVSPVKKSRRKPHFSEDLKEDIVSLSEKGQESLKKVSPAKKRRRKTVVSVEPKEDIEHCDGIQSSSEKGQSSLTKISRVKKNRRKSSFSEDLKEDIVILPSQCRPMSSQAKARSAEVCKENLKGSMPRPRKRAASGSVREEVVGCRIKVWWPLDQKFYKGKIMDFYDLTKTHKVTYDDGEIEILDLTSERWELLRDINLSADEEPKIGAESAEPRPSQAQ from the exons ATGCATTTTCTCATCTCCTGGCTAAAATG CAAAAACATGAGTGGTTCTGGTGCCCCAGATGCATCAATTATTGAGAATTTGAAGAAATCCCTTATGGAGTATGGGAGTGAGCTTGTTAAACCCTATGATTGTACAGAAGTGCTTACTGAAAGACTTGAT AAATTGGAGCATCTTTTATCAGGTACACCTCAAAACTATAAGAAACTGGTGGAGACTTTTCTTCAACCGGCTAAAGAAGCTCTAATTACCAGAGACCTTATAGGACATTCTGAATTGGATGTAAGAGTTTCAGTGGCCTCTTGTATTAGTCAGATCATAAGAATAACAGCACCTGACGAACCTTATGGGGAAGGCGATATGAAG GAGTTTTTCTATATAGCTAACAGAGCTTTTGGGATGTTTCCCTGCATGTATGGGCGAGCATATTCAAAAGCCGTGTCCATCCTTCATACTATGTCATTTAGCGAGTCCTGCCTTATGATGCTGGACCTCGAGTTGCATGACTCCATTCTTCACATGTTTCACCTATTCCTAGGTGGAATTAG AACCGAACATCCTTATGAAGTCTTCATAAATATGGAGAAAATTATGACGATGGTCATTCATAACAACGTGGACTATGACGAGTTCTCATTGGTGCTTGTTAAGACCCTTCTTAATAATTTGAGGAAGGAGAATCAG AATGTTGCACCAGTTTCTTTCAAGCTGGCGGTGAACACATTGAAGAATTGCTCTGCTGACCTCAAAGCATATCTTCCAGAAGCAGTAGGGAGTTTGGATGTTCCAACTGAGGATTATGCTGAAGTAGTTGTATCACTTTTTCAGGAAGCAACCCAAAAGCAGATCACG GACCCAGATACGGTTGAAAATGTTTTGTGTCCAGGGGAAGCGGGATTAACAGCAGAAGTTGATTTATGTAATCAAATTGAGGGCAATGAAACTCAAAATTCCAAAAATGATGACAATGACAACGAAAATCAAGGGATGATATCTCATTCTCTTGATGATCCTGATAAATTAGGCAAAGCAATGCACATGCCACAACAGAAACCAGAAGAGTTGCCTATTGGGAGAAAGAGAATTCGTAGACCAAGTTCACTGAAAAAAGCAGATGAAGGATATGATCCTTTCTGGATGTTGATTGATTGGAGGTCAATGAAATCACatggtaaaataaataaaaacacaaactGTCCAGCAAAAAGCAAAATGTCAAAGAATTTGTCACCCAAGCTGGCAGGCAAAAATATCAGCGGGTCCATTTCTCCAAATCCTAGTAAAATGAAGAAAGAGACTAAAAGACATGAAAGAGGTTCACCGAATAAAACATTAGAGCCTACTAGTGAAGGAGTGGCTGTTGTGTTGGAGGATGAGGATCAGACTAGAGACAGCATTGTTAAG AGCCGCTTTGAAAAAGGGCAAGGGTCTTTGCTTAAGGTATCTTCTGTGAAGAAAAGGAGAGAGACTATTCTTTCTGAAGACCTAAAAGAAGACATCATG CCTGATGGAATACAGAGCCGCGCAGAGAAAGAGCAAGGGTCTTTGACAAAGGCATCTCCCGTgaagaaaagtaggagaaaggCTATTATTTCTGATGACCTAAAAGAAGATATCATT AGCCACTCTGAAAAAGGGAAAGGGTCTTTGATGAAGGTATCTCCTGTGAAGAAGAGTAGGAGAAAGTCTATTATTTCTAAAAACCTAAAAGAAGATATCATG GGCCACTCTGAAAAAGGGCAAGGGTCTTTGACGAATGTATCTCATGTgaagaaaagtaggagaaaggCTATTGTTCCTGAAGACCCAAAAGAAGATATTGCG AGCCACTCGGAAAAAGGGAAAGGGTCTTTGACAAAGGTATCTCCTGTgaagaaaagtaggagaaagcCTCATTTTTCTGAAGACCTAAAAGAAGATATCGTG AGCCTCTCTGAAAAAGGGCAAGAGTCTTTGAAGAAGGTATCTCCTGCGAAGAAACGCAGGAGAAAGACTGTTGTTTCTGTAGAGCCAAAAGAAGATATCGAG CATTGTGATGGAATACAGAGCAGTTCTGAAAAAGGGCAATCGTCTTTGACGAAGATATCTCGTGTGAAGAAAAATAGGAGAAAGTCTAGTTTCTCAGAAGATCTAAAAGAAGATATTGTG ATATTGCCTTCTCAATGTAGACCAATGTCTTCACAAGCTAAAGCCCGATCTGCTGAAGTGTGTAAAGAAAACCTAAAAGGAAGCATGCCACGTCCAAGGAAGAG AGCTGCAAGCGGGTCGGTTAGAGAAGAGGTGGTGGGATGCAGAATAAAAGTTTGGTGGCCTCTTGATCAGAA GTTTTACAAAGGCAAAATCATGGATTTTTATGACTTAACCAAAACCCACAAG GTCACTTATGATGATGGGGAAATTGAAATATTAGACCTAACAAGTGAACGCTGGGAGCTGCTACGAGATATCAATTTGTCTGCTGAT GAGGAGCCAAAGATTGGTGCAGAGTCTGCAGAACCTAGACCTTCTCAAGCGCAATAA
- the LOC121748320 gene encoding uncharacterized protein LOC121748320 isoform X2 — MHFLISWLKCKNMSGSGAPDASIIENLKKSLMEYGSELVKPYDCTEVLTERLDKLEHLLSGTPQNYKKLVETFLQPAKEALITRDLIGHSELDVRVSVASCISQIIRITAPDEPYGEGDMKEFFYIANRAFGMFPCMYGRAYSKAVSILHTMSFSESCLMMLDLELHDSILHMFHLFLGGIRTEHPYEVFINMEKIMTMVIHNNVDYDEFSLVLVKTLLNNLRKENQNVAPVSFKLAVNTLKNCSADLKAYLPEAVGSLDVPTEDYAEVVVSLFQEATQKQITDPDTVENVLCPGEAGLTAEVDLCNQIEGNETQNSKNDDNDNENQGMISHSLDDPDKLGKAMHMPQQKPEELPIGRKRIRRPSSLKKADEGYDPFWMLIDWRSMKSHGKINKNTNCPAKSKMSKNLSPKLAGKNISGSISPNPSKMKKETKRHERGSPNKTLEPTSEGVAVVLEDEDQTRDSIVKSRFEKGQGSLLKVSSVKKRRETILSEDLKEDIMSRAEKEQGSLTKASPVKKSRRKAIISDDLKEDIISHSEKGKGSLMKVSPVKKSRRKSIISKNLKEDIMGHSEKGQGSLTNVSHVKKSRRKAIVPEDPKEDIAHSGGKQSHSEKGKGSLTKVSPVKKSRRKPHFSEDLKEDIVSLSEKGQESLKKVSPAKKRRRKTVVSVEPKEDIEHCDGIQSSSEKGQSSLTKISRVKKNRRKSSFSEDLKEDIVILPSQCRPMSSQAKARSAEVCKENLKGSMPRPRKRAASGSVREEVVGCRIKVWWPLDQKFYKGKIMDFYDLTKTHKVTYDDGEIEILDLTSERWELLRDINLSADEEPKIGAESAEPRPSQAQ, encoded by the exons ATGCATTTTCTCATCTCCTGGCTAAAATG CAAAAACATGAGTGGTTCTGGTGCCCCAGATGCATCAATTATTGAGAATTTGAAGAAATCCCTTATGGAGTATGGGAGTGAGCTTGTTAAACCCTATGATTGTACAGAAGTGCTTACTGAAAGACTTGAT AAATTGGAGCATCTTTTATCAGGTACACCTCAAAACTATAAGAAACTGGTGGAGACTTTTCTTCAACCGGCTAAAGAAGCTCTAATTACCAGAGACCTTATAGGACATTCTGAATTGGATGTAAGAGTTTCAGTGGCCTCTTGTATTAGTCAGATCATAAGAATAACAGCACCTGACGAACCTTATGGGGAAGGCGATATGAAG GAGTTTTTCTATATAGCTAACAGAGCTTTTGGGATGTTTCCCTGCATGTATGGGCGAGCATATTCAAAAGCCGTGTCCATCCTTCATACTATGTCATTTAGCGAGTCCTGCCTTATGATGCTGGACCTCGAGTTGCATGACTCCATTCTTCACATGTTTCACCTATTCCTAGGTGGAATTAG AACCGAACATCCTTATGAAGTCTTCATAAATATGGAGAAAATTATGACGATGGTCATTCATAACAACGTGGACTATGACGAGTTCTCATTGGTGCTTGTTAAGACCCTTCTTAATAATTTGAGGAAGGAGAATCAG AATGTTGCACCAGTTTCTTTCAAGCTGGCGGTGAACACATTGAAGAATTGCTCTGCTGACCTCAAAGCATATCTTCCAGAAGCAGTAGGGAGTTTGGATGTTCCAACTGAGGATTATGCTGAAGTAGTTGTATCACTTTTTCAGGAAGCAACCCAAAAGCAGATCACG GACCCAGATACGGTTGAAAATGTTTTGTGTCCAGGGGAAGCGGGATTAACAGCAGAAGTTGATTTATGTAATCAAATTGAGGGCAATGAAACTCAAAATTCCAAAAATGATGACAATGACAACGAAAATCAAGGGATGATATCTCATTCTCTTGATGATCCTGATAAATTAGGCAAAGCAATGCACATGCCACAACAGAAACCAGAAGAGTTGCCTATTGGGAGAAAGAGAATTCGTAGACCAAGTTCACTGAAAAAAGCAGATGAAGGATATGATCCTTTCTGGATGTTGATTGATTGGAGGTCAATGAAATCACatggtaaaataaataaaaacacaaactGTCCAGCAAAAAGCAAAATGTCAAAGAATTTGTCACCCAAGCTGGCAGGCAAAAATATCAGCGGGTCCATTTCTCCAAATCCTAGTAAAATGAAGAAAGAGACTAAAAGACATGAAAGAGGTTCACCGAATAAAACATTAGAGCCTACTAGTGAAGGAGTGGCTGTTGTGTTGGAGGATGAGGATCAGACTAGAGACAGCATTGTTAAG AGCCGCTTTGAAAAAGGGCAAGGGTCTTTGCTTAAGGTATCTTCTGTGAAGAAAAGGAGAGAGACTATTCTTTCTGAAGACCTAAAAGAAGACATCATG AGCCGCGCAGAGAAAGAGCAAGGGTCTTTGACAAAGGCATCTCCCGTgaagaaaagtaggagaaaggCTATTATTTCTGATGACCTAAAAGAAGATATCATT AGCCACTCTGAAAAAGGGAAAGGGTCTTTGATGAAGGTATCTCCTGTGAAGAAGAGTAGGAGAAAGTCTATTATTTCTAAAAACCTAAAAGAAGATATCATG GGCCACTCTGAAAAAGGGCAAGGGTCTTTGACGAATGTATCTCATGTgaagaaaagtaggagaaaggCTATTGTTCCTGAAGACCCAAAAGAAGATATTGCG CATTCTGGTGGAAAACAGAGCCACTCGGAAAAAGGGAAAGGGTCTTTGACAAAGGTATCTCCTGTgaagaaaagtaggagaaagcCTCATTTTTCTGAAGACCTAAAAGAAGATATCGTG AGCCTCTCTGAAAAAGGGCAAGAGTCTTTGAAGAAGGTATCTCCTGCGAAGAAACGCAGGAGAAAGACTGTTGTTTCTGTAGAGCCAAAAGAAGATATCGAG CATTGTGATGGAATACAGAGCAGTTCTGAAAAAGGGCAATCGTCTTTGACGAAGATATCTCGTGTGAAGAAAAATAGGAGAAAGTCTAGTTTCTCAGAAGATCTAAAAGAAGATATTGTG ATATTGCCTTCTCAATGTAGACCAATGTCTTCACAAGCTAAAGCCCGATCTGCTGAAGTGTGTAAAGAAAACCTAAAAGGAAGCATGCCACGTCCAAGGAAGAG AGCTGCAAGCGGGTCGGTTAGAGAAGAGGTGGTGGGATGCAGAATAAAAGTTTGGTGGCCTCTTGATCAGAA GTTTTACAAAGGCAAAATCATGGATTTTTATGACTTAACCAAAACCCACAAG GTCACTTATGATGATGGGGAAATTGAAATATTAGACCTAACAAGTGAACGCTGGGAGCTGCTACGAGATATCAATTTGTCTGCTGAT GAGGAGCCAAAGATTGGTGCAGAGTCTGCAGAACCTAGACCTTCTCAAGCGCAATAA
- the LOC121748320 gene encoding uncharacterized protein LOC121748320 isoform X6, translating into MHFLISWLKCKNMSGSGAPDASIIENLKKSLMEYGSELVKPYDCTEVLTERLDKLEHLLSGHSELDVRVSVASCISQIIRITAPDEPYGEGDMKEFFYIANRAFGMFPCMYGRAYSKAVSILHTMSFSESCLMMLDLELHDSILHMFHLFLGGIRTEHPYEVFINMEKIMTMVIHNNVDYDEFSLVLVKTLLNNLRKENQNVAPVSFKLAVNTLKNCSADLKAYLPEAVGSLDVPTEDYAEVVVSLFQEATQKQITDPDTVENVLCPGEAGLTAEVDLCNQIEGNETQNSKNDDNDNENQGMISHSLDDPDKLGKAMHMPQQKPEELPIGRKRIRRPSSLKKADEGYDPFWMLIDWRSMKSHGKINKNTNCPAKSKMSKNLSPKLAGKNISGSISPNPSKMKKETKRHERGSPNKTLEPTSEGVAVVLEDEDQTRDSIVKSRFEKGQGSLLKVSSVKKRRETILSEDLKEDIMPDGIQSRAEKEQGSLTKASPVKKSRRKAIISDDLKEDIISHSEKGKGSLMKVSPVKKSRRKSIISKNLKEDIMGHSEKGQGSLTNVSHVKKSRRKAIVPEDPKEDIAHSGGKQSHSEKGKGSLTKVSPVKKSRRKPHFSEDLKEDIVSLSEKGQESLKKVSPAKKRRRKTVVSVEPKEDIEHCDGIQSSSEKGQSSLTKISRVKKNRRKSSFSEDLKEDIVILPSQCRPMSSQAKARSAEVCKENLKGSMPRPRKRAASGSVREEVVGCRIKVWWPLDQKFYKGKIMDFYDLTKTHKVTYDDGEIEILDLTSERWELLRDINLSADEEPKIGAESAEPRPSQAQ; encoded by the exons ATGCATTTTCTCATCTCCTGGCTAAAATG CAAAAACATGAGTGGTTCTGGTGCCCCAGATGCATCAATTATTGAGAATTTGAAGAAATCCCTTATGGAGTATGGGAGTGAGCTTGTTAAACCCTATGATTGTACAGAAGTGCTTACTGAAAGACTTGAT AAATTGGAGCATCTTTTATCAG GACATTCTGAATTGGATGTAAGAGTTTCAGTGGCCTCTTGTATTAGTCAGATCATAAGAATAACAGCACCTGACGAACCTTATGGGGAAGGCGATATGAAG GAGTTTTTCTATATAGCTAACAGAGCTTTTGGGATGTTTCCCTGCATGTATGGGCGAGCATATTCAAAAGCCGTGTCCATCCTTCATACTATGTCATTTAGCGAGTCCTGCCTTATGATGCTGGACCTCGAGTTGCATGACTCCATTCTTCACATGTTTCACCTATTCCTAGGTGGAATTAG AACCGAACATCCTTATGAAGTCTTCATAAATATGGAGAAAATTATGACGATGGTCATTCATAACAACGTGGACTATGACGAGTTCTCATTGGTGCTTGTTAAGACCCTTCTTAATAATTTGAGGAAGGAGAATCAG AATGTTGCACCAGTTTCTTTCAAGCTGGCGGTGAACACATTGAAGAATTGCTCTGCTGACCTCAAAGCATATCTTCCAGAAGCAGTAGGGAGTTTGGATGTTCCAACTGAGGATTATGCTGAAGTAGTTGTATCACTTTTTCAGGAAGCAACCCAAAAGCAGATCACG GACCCAGATACGGTTGAAAATGTTTTGTGTCCAGGGGAAGCGGGATTAACAGCAGAAGTTGATTTATGTAATCAAATTGAGGGCAATGAAACTCAAAATTCCAAAAATGATGACAATGACAACGAAAATCAAGGGATGATATCTCATTCTCTTGATGATCCTGATAAATTAGGCAAAGCAATGCACATGCCACAACAGAAACCAGAAGAGTTGCCTATTGGGAGAAAGAGAATTCGTAGACCAAGTTCACTGAAAAAAGCAGATGAAGGATATGATCCTTTCTGGATGTTGATTGATTGGAGGTCAATGAAATCACatggtaaaataaataaaaacacaaactGTCCAGCAAAAAGCAAAATGTCAAAGAATTTGTCACCCAAGCTGGCAGGCAAAAATATCAGCGGGTCCATTTCTCCAAATCCTAGTAAAATGAAGAAAGAGACTAAAAGACATGAAAGAGGTTCACCGAATAAAACATTAGAGCCTACTAGTGAAGGAGTGGCTGTTGTGTTGGAGGATGAGGATCAGACTAGAGACAGCATTGTTAAG AGCCGCTTTGAAAAAGGGCAAGGGTCTTTGCTTAAGGTATCTTCTGTGAAGAAAAGGAGAGAGACTATTCTTTCTGAAGACCTAAAAGAAGACATCATG CCTGATGGAATACAGAGCCGCGCAGAGAAAGAGCAAGGGTCTTTGACAAAGGCATCTCCCGTgaagaaaagtaggagaaaggCTATTATTTCTGATGACCTAAAAGAAGATATCATT AGCCACTCTGAAAAAGGGAAAGGGTCTTTGATGAAGGTATCTCCTGTGAAGAAGAGTAGGAGAAAGTCTATTATTTCTAAAAACCTAAAAGAAGATATCATG GGCCACTCTGAAAAAGGGCAAGGGTCTTTGACGAATGTATCTCATGTgaagaaaagtaggagaaaggCTATTGTTCCTGAAGACCCAAAAGAAGATATTGCG CATTCTGGTGGAAAACAGAGCCACTCGGAAAAAGGGAAAGGGTCTTTGACAAAGGTATCTCCTGTgaagaaaagtaggagaaagcCTCATTTTTCTGAAGACCTAAAAGAAGATATCGTG AGCCTCTCTGAAAAAGGGCAAGAGTCTTTGAAGAAGGTATCTCCTGCGAAGAAACGCAGGAGAAAGACTGTTGTTTCTGTAGAGCCAAAAGAAGATATCGAG CATTGTGATGGAATACAGAGCAGTTCTGAAAAAGGGCAATCGTCTTTGACGAAGATATCTCGTGTGAAGAAAAATAGGAGAAAGTCTAGTTTCTCAGAAGATCTAAAAGAAGATATTGTG ATATTGCCTTCTCAATGTAGACCAATGTCTTCACAAGCTAAAGCCCGATCTGCTGAAGTGTGTAAAGAAAACCTAAAAGGAAGCATGCCACGTCCAAGGAAGAG AGCTGCAAGCGGGTCGGTTAGAGAAGAGGTGGTGGGATGCAGAATAAAAGTTTGGTGGCCTCTTGATCAGAA GTTTTACAAAGGCAAAATCATGGATTTTTATGACTTAACCAAAACCCACAAG GTCACTTATGATGATGGGGAAATTGAAATATTAGACCTAACAAGTGAACGCTGGGAGCTGCTACGAGATATCAATTTGTCTGCTGAT GAGGAGCCAAAGATTGGTGCAGAGTCTGCAGAACCTAGACCTTCTCAAGCGCAATAA